A DNA window from Sediminitomix flava contains the following coding sequences:
- a CDS encoding family 43 glycosylhydrolase yields the protein MNKLYFLLTITLFGLTKSLFAQNPLVTHMYTADPTARVFEGKLYIYPSHDIVPPEGTEAPRFCMPDYHIFSLENGNTWKDHGRVLDQNEVPWGEKNSYGMWAPDCIEKDGKYYYYYPAKPKNENTFRRIGVGVSDSPTGPFKWEKNYIKGVSGIDPGLLLDDDEKAYLFFGGGHELYVAPLKDNMKEVSKAPILVEGLPAGYKEGSFPFKKDSTYYLTFAHVFADEGYTIGYATADNPMGPYQYRGKIMDNIDNGTNHHSVVNYKGDWILFYHWWDVSGYNKLRSMRADYMTFKKDGSIKKVKPTRRGIGIPTLGDTIQVDRYNEIHRANTAFVGGEEPLGWMVSDTRMNSYVKFNKVDFGKGTAKKMQARLACGQRIGSIEVHLNSPKGKKIAEFSLAYTGGWNSWETFETDLLESVEGVHDIVIVFKSDWGSTKTANLNWLILQE from the coding sequence ATGAACAAGCTATACTTTTTGCTCACTATTACTCTTTTTGGGCTAACAAAATCATTATTTGCTCAAAACCCTTTGGTCACACATATGTATACCGCAGACCCTACGGCAAGAGTTTTTGAAGGCAAACTTTATATCTATCCTTCGCATGATATTGTACCTCCTGAAGGGACTGAAGCACCAAGGTTTTGTATGCCCGACTATCATATTTTTTCATTGGAAAATGGGAATACTTGGAAAGATCATGGGCGCGTTTTAGACCAAAATGAAGTGCCTTGGGGAGAAAAGAATTCTTACGGAATGTGGGCACCAGATTGTATTGAGAAAGATGGGAAGTATTATTATTACTACCCTGCAAAACCAAAGAACGAAAATACTTTCCGTAGAATTGGTGTCGGTGTATCTGATAGCCCGACAGGGCCTTTCAAATGGGAGAAGAATTACATCAAAGGAGTGAGTGGAATAGATCCTGGACTTTTATTGGATGACGATGAGAAAGCATATCTATTTTTTGGAGGAGGACATGAACTATATGTCGCTCCGCTTAAAGATAATATGAAAGAAGTTTCTAAGGCCCCTATTTTGGTGGAAGGACTACCTGCGGGTTATAAAGAGGGCTCTTTCCCTTTCAAAAAAGATTCTACCTATTACCTCACTTTTGCGCATGTATTCGCAGATGAGGGTTATACAATAGGTTATGCAACAGCCGACAATCCGATGGGACCTTATCAATACCGTGGTAAGATCATGGATAATATAGACAATGGTACGAATCACCATTCTGTAGTTAATTATAAGGGAGATTGGATTCTTTTTTACCACTGGTGGGATGTGAGTGGGTATAACAAACTTCGTTCGATGCGTGCAGATTATATGACTTTCAAAAAAGATGGAAGTATAAAGAAGGTTAAACCAACCCGAAGAGGTATTGGAATTCCGACTTTAGGGGATACCATTCAAGTTGATCGCTACAATGAAATTCATAGGGCAAATACCGCTTTTGTAGGAGGAGAGGAACCATTGGGATGGATGGTCTCTGATACTAGGATGAATTCTTATGTTAAATTTAATAAGGTTGATTTTGGGAAAGGAACTGCAAAGAAAATGCAGGCTCGTTTAGCTTGTGGTCAGCGAATAGGAAGTATTGAAGTACATTTGAACAGTCCGAAAGGAAAGAAGATTGCTGAATTTTCTTTGGCTTATACAGGAGGGTGGAATTCTTGGGAAACCTTTGAAACAGACTTACTGGAAAGTGTTGAAGGAGTACATGATATTGTTATCGTCTTCAAATCAGACTGGGGATCTACGAAAACAGCCAACTTAAACTGGCTTATTTTACAAGAATAG
- a CDS encoding ankyrin repeat domain-containing protein: MKDKANKTSNILSKIGMVTLSISLIIFLFSFIPKQETPSKSISNNDVESFLYEWFANFDHHPDVNEFLEHIAEPVDMAYPDFPIRSKDDFKNWYNQIWESITWNRHALQNVEIITKDDTNWQLSYDIIWKAVNNEGDSIQMYIHQDASIKENNGILQFTKLRAYERNIEHQETHLTALMKAAGYGEVSKVKNLLNNGANLFTIDPITGTSVVHFAAQGGNVEVMKILVENGAESIINLQAASNGFTPLMVATWYQNPEMIQYLLTLDHINPLIKDHYGRIAADFPVVAKGYDELHPIDQKIKSIFKEYFEKRDQYIADKFEADGFTPKRLPEDVNIRIPNGNKGNDYHTAALVAARDNHLELFEKLVIDGADLTLEGEPMKAVVTHKAAYRGNPEIMRLIVFHPDFDKIKNAQGPTNGYTPLHDAIWHGHTETAKILIDAGVDTTLRAWDGMTPLELAKKLDYQDIIQLFE; this comes from the coding sequence ATGAAAGATAAAGCAAATAAAACATCGAATATATTGTCGAAAATAGGAATGGTCACATTGAGTATTTCACTTATTATCTTCCTGTTTTCCTTTATCCCAAAACAAGAAACACCTAGCAAATCAATCTCAAATAATGATGTTGAAAGCTTTTTGTATGAGTGGTTTGCCAATTTTGATCATCACCCCGATGTAAATGAATTTTTAGAACACATCGCAGAACCTGTAGATATGGCATATCCCGATTTCCCTATTCGTTCAAAAGATGATTTTAAAAATTGGTACAATCAGATATGGGAAAGTATTACTTGGAATAGACATGCACTCCAAAATGTGGAAATTATAACTAAGGATGATACAAATTGGCAATTAAGTTATGATATCATTTGGAAGGCTGTAAACAATGAAGGAGATAGCATACAAATGTATATTCATCAAGATGCTTCGATCAAAGAAAATAATGGCATTCTTCAATTCACGAAACTAAGAGCCTACGAAAGAAATATAGAGCATCAAGAAACACACTTGACTGCACTGATGAAGGCTGCAGGATATGGAGAGGTTTCTAAAGTCAAAAACTTACTGAATAATGGTGCGAACCTTTTTACCATTGACCCCATCACAGGAACAAGCGTTGTTCACTTTGCAGCACAAGGGGGAAATGTAGAAGTCATGAAAATATTGGTAGAAAATGGAGCAGAATCTATCATCAACCTTCAAGCTGCAAGCAACGGATTCACCCCTCTTATGGTTGCTACATGGTATCAGAACCCAGAAATGATTCAGTACCTACTCACACTAGATCACATTAACCCTCTCATAAAGGATCATTATGGAAGAATAGCAGCAGATTTCCCTGTAGTTGCAAAAGGCTATGACGAACTTCACCCTATTGACCAAAAGATCAAAAGTATTTTCAAGGAATATTTCGAGAAAAGAGATCAATACATAGCTGATAAATTTGAAGCGGATGGATTTACACCCAAACGACTACCAGAAGATGTAAACATCCGAATTCCTAATGGAAACAAAGGAAATGATTATCATACAGCAGCACTTGTAGCGGCAAGAGATAACCATCTAGAGCTTTTCGAGAAACTAGTCATAGATGGAGCAGATTTGACTTTAGAAGGCGAACCGATGAAAGCCGTAGTGACTCACAAAGCTGCCTACAGAGGAAATCCCGAAATTATGCGATTGATTGTATTCCATCCCGATTTCGATAAAATCAAAAATGCACAAGGCCCTACAAATGGCTATACACCTCTTCACGATGCTATCTGGCACGGACATACTGAAACAGCTAAAATCTTAATCGATGCAGGAGTGGATACAACGCTTAGAGCATGGGATGGAATGACACCTCTAGAGTTGGCTAAAAAATTAGATTATCAAGATATTATTCAGCTTTTCGAATAA
- a CDS encoding RtcB family protein has protein sequence MGKQKLKGKNLRAIQYSSNKAISLAVSLMAKYYKHSTVEEQLKLLIDIKENYQNYLNHEHLNILAEVFKPSEKVIRQEIALLEEAKDFQVFGRKHISSNAYQQMKWAMKLPIAKQGALMPDAHQGYGLPIGGVLATENAVIPYGVGVDIGCRMSLSIYDLDAKYLQRYQYQLKVALKEKTNFGTGGELGFSQKHEILDRKEFAATPLLRQLHGKAVRQLGSSGSGNHFVEFGLVEVGTDNPWNLKAGEYVGLLAHSGSRGLGANIAMHYTEIAKQKCLLPSPTQNLAWLDLDSEEGQEYWLSMNLAGDYAKACHDQIHYNLSKALGIKAIAKVENHHNFAWKQKQADGSESIIHRKGATPAEKGVLGIIPSSMSSAGYIVSGRGETTALQSASHGAGRQFSRSKTREQMTRSKLKKILNKEQVTLIGGGLDEAPIAYKDIEAVMLSQRELVDVVGKFTPKIVRMDKA, from the coding sequence ATGGGCAAACAAAAGCTTAAAGGTAAAAACTTAAGAGCTATTCAATATTCGTCGAATAAAGCAATCAGCTTGGCGGTATCATTGATGGCTAAATACTATAAACATTCCACTGTTGAAGAACAGTTAAAACTACTGATCGATATAAAAGAAAATTATCAGAATTATTTAAATCATGAACATTTAAACATACTTGCTGAAGTTTTCAAACCTTCAGAAAAAGTGATACGCCAAGAAATAGCACTACTAGAAGAAGCTAAGGATTTTCAAGTGTTCGGGAGAAAACACATTAGTAGCAATGCCTACCAACAGATGAAGTGGGCCATGAAACTCCCGATTGCAAAACAAGGGGCGCTTATGCCCGATGCACACCAAGGCTACGGACTTCCGATTGGAGGTGTCTTGGCTACAGAAAATGCAGTTATCCCTTATGGCGTTGGTGTTGATATTGGTTGTAGAATGAGCTTGAGTATTTATGACTTGGACGCAAAGTATTTACAACGCTATCAATATCAATTGAAAGTGGCTTTGAAAGAGAAAACCAATTTCGGAACAGGAGGCGAATTAGGCTTTTCGCAAAAACATGAAATCCTTGATCGTAAGGAATTCGCTGCAACACCACTACTTAGGCAACTACATGGTAAAGCAGTTAGGCAATTAGGGTCTTCTGGTTCTGGAAATCACTTTGTCGAATTTGGTTTGGTAGAAGTAGGCACTGACAATCCTTGGAATTTGAAAGCAGGAGAATATGTGGGCTTATTGGCTCATTCAGGTTCAAGAGGTTTGGGCGCAAATATCGCAATGCATTATACCGAAATCGCGAAACAAAAATGTTTGTTGCCTAGCCCTACTCAAAACCTTGCTTGGCTAGATTTGGATTCAGAAGAAGGACAAGAATATTGGCTTTCTATGAACTTGGCAGGTGATTATGCCAAAGCATGTCACGATCAGATTCACTACAACTTGAGCAAAGCTTTAGGGATTAAAGCAATCGCTAAAGTTGAGAACCATCACAATTTTGCTTGGAAGCAAAAACAAGCGGATGGTTCAGAATCGATTATACACCGTAAAGGAGCTACACCCGCAGAAAAAGGTGTATTGGGTATCATTCCAAGTTCAATGTCATCGGCAGGGTACATTGTATCTGGAAGAGGAGAAACAACAGCGCTTCAGTCGGCTTCTCATGGAGCTGGAAGGCAGTTTTCTAGATCGAAAACAAGAGAGCAAATGACAAGAAGTAAGCTCAAGAAGATCTTGAATAAAGAACAGGTTACGCTGATTGGTGGAGGATTGGACGAAGCTCCAATTGCCTATAAAGACATTGAAGCAGTGATGTTAAGTCAGCGAGAATTGGTAGATGTTGTTGGGAAGTTTACGCCCAAGATTGTACGAATGGATAAAGCTTAA
- a CDS encoding alpha/beta hydrolase has protein sequence MKKINFKSEGLDLVGNLFYPANYKEGDVLPTIISVGSWTTVKEQMAGLYAEKLAEKGFITLAFDFRNYGESEGEPRFWENPSMKVEDIKNAVTYLQSLPEVDSEKIGIFAVCAGSMYSLMAAADDNRIKSVVTAASWLHDAEAVKLFYGGEEGVNEKIEAARKAKKTFAQDGVVEYIETISTTNTSAAMYGEYDYYLNPERGGVKEWSNDKFAVMSWEDWLTLDPMPYAPKLQAPTLMIHSDGCVLPQYTKNFFEGISSENKRLDWLDTELPSPMHQFNFYDQDAEVTLAVDKANTWFKETL, from the coding sequence ATGAAAAAGATAAACTTTAAAAGCGAAGGATTAGACTTAGTAGGAAACCTTTTTTATCCAGCCAATTATAAAGAAGGAGATGTTTTACCTACAATTATATCTGTCGGAAGTTGGACAACGGTCAAAGAACAGATGGCGGGGCTTTATGCTGAAAAATTAGCCGAAAAAGGATTTATCACTTTAGCTTTTGACTTCAGAAATTATGGAGAGAGTGAAGGTGAACCACGTTTTTGGGAAAACCCAAGCATGAAAGTAGAAGATATCAAAAATGCAGTAACCTACCTTCAATCGTTGCCTGAAGTAGACAGTGAAAAAATTGGGATTTTCGCAGTTTGTGCAGGATCAATGTATTCTTTGATGGCTGCAGCAGATGACAATCGTATCAAATCTGTAGTAACGGCAGCTTCTTGGTTACATGATGCCGAGGCTGTTAAATTATTCTATGGAGGAGAAGAAGGAGTTAACGAAAAAATAGAAGCGGCAAGAAAAGCGAAAAAGACTTTCGCACAAGATGGTGTAGTGGAGTATATCGAGACAATTTCAACCACAAATACAAGTGCAGCCATGTATGGCGAATATGATTACTACCTAAACCCAGAAAGAGGCGGGGTAAAAGAGTGGAGTAACGATAAGTTTGCGGTGATGAGTTGGGAAGATTGGTTGACTTTAGACCCTATGCCATATGCACCTAAGCTACAAGCTCCAACCCTAATGATTCATTCTGATGGATGCGTACTTCCTCAATACACCAAAAATTTCTTTGAAGGAATCAGCTCAGAAAATAAACGTTTGGATTGGCTAGATACAGAATTGCCTTCACCAATGCATCAGTTCAATTTCTATGACCAAGACGCAGAAGTAACTTTGGCAGTTGATAAAGCAAATACTTGGTTTAAAGAGACACTTTAA
- a CDS encoding RNA ligase family protein: MEHARKYCRTLHAQISKGTTSDDRFMPEGYVRAFAEMEQMVLTEKLDGQNNCFNRYGVFARSHAAPSQLPWDKPMRERWELIKNDLKDVELFGENMYGIHSIGYHKLESYFYVFAVRIKDKWLSWEEVKFYAALFDFPTVPEIPIQTALTDVFHFSKDENQILAEWLRLNLEMTWEESVETEGLLGGYDPTTGKACSEGFVIRNAESYSTNSGRLAVASNEFDSLMKLVRKAHVKTDVHWTKNWNPSKLIDYQKYHWFAYEYLSKQ, from the coding sequence ATGGAACATGCTAGAAAATATTGCAGAACTTTACATGCACAGATCAGCAAAGGAACGACGTCTGATGATCGTTTTATGCCCGAAGGATATGTTCGGGCATTTGCTGAGATGGAGCAAATGGTTCTGACAGAAAAATTAGATGGACAAAATAACTGTTTCAACAGATATGGAGTTTTCGCCCGATCTCATGCGGCTCCTTCTCAATTACCTTGGGATAAACCAATGCGAGAACGTTGGGAGTTGATCAAGAATGACTTGAAAGATGTCGAACTCTTTGGCGAAAATATGTATGGCATTCACTCTATCGGGTATCACAAATTAGAGTCATACTTCTATGTTTTTGCCGTTCGAATTAAAGACAAATGGCTTTCGTGGGAAGAAGTAAAGTTCTATGCAGCTTTATTCGACTTTCCAACGGTTCCCGAAATACCAATTCAGACCGCTTTAACTGATGTATTTCATTTCTCTAAAGATGAGAATCAAATTTTGGCGGAATGGCTTCGCTTAAATTTGGAGATGACATGGGAAGAAAGTGTAGAGACCGAAGGCTTGTTGGGTGGCTATGACCCGACAACAGGAAAGGCTTGCTCTGAAGGTTTTGTCATTCGAAATGCGGAAAGTTATAGCACTAACTCAGGTAGATTGGCTGTCGCATCCAATGAGTTTGATAGCTTGATGAAGCTCGTTAGAAAAGCACATGTAAAAACAGATGTGCATTGGACAAAAAATTGGAATCCAAGCAAACTGATCGATTATCAGAAATACCATTGGTTTGCTTATGAATACTTATCAAAACAATGA
- a CDS encoding AAA family ATPase, translated as MNWKFPYYEIDQPIDWDSLEAQFDWFQEMKDVPQDAIWHGEGDVMTHTKMVVDALVTLDEFKVLEEQDKHILFAAALMHDIEKRSTTSTEEIDGIQRIISPRHAKKGEFTVRKLLYITIPTPFKVREQICKLVRLHGLPLWAIEKSNPHKAVTEASLEVNTQHLAMLAKADVLGRICHDQEGMLERIEYFIELCIENECWGKTRHFENDFARFFYLNKEVSPDYIPFDNFEFEVFMMSALPGSGKDTYIAQNFDLPILSLDDIRRELKIDPKDKKKGGKVIQEAKELAKKYLREKQSFVFNATNITADMRRKWSSLFMTYGAKVSIIYIEVPYKQLLKQNHDREHKVPEVEIDKMIGKLEIPTAIEAPHIILNVD; from the coding sequence ATGAATTGGAAATTTCCATATTATGAAATAGATCAACCCATCGACTGGGACAGTTTAGAAGCCCAGTTCGATTGGTTTCAAGAAATGAAAGACGTTCCTCAAGATGCTATTTGGCATGGAGAGGGCGATGTGATGACTCACACCAAAATGGTCGTGGATGCTTTAGTTACTTTGGACGAATTCAAAGTATTGGAAGAGCAAGACAAGCATATTTTATTTGCTGCTGCTTTGATGCATGATATTGAAAAACGTTCGACCACAAGTACTGAAGAGATTGATGGCATTCAGCGTATTATTTCTCCTCGTCATGCGAAGAAAGGTGAGTTTACCGTTCGAAAACTACTTTACATAACTATTCCAACGCCTTTTAAGGTGAGGGAGCAAATCTGTAAGCTAGTTCGTTTGCATGGGCTTCCGCTTTGGGCTATTGAAAAAAGTAATCCGCACAAAGCGGTTACTGAAGCTAGCTTGGAAGTCAATACACAACACCTCGCAATGCTTGCCAAAGCAGATGTACTTGGTCGCATTTGTCACGATCAAGAGGGAATGTTGGAACGAATCGAGTATTTCATAGAGCTGTGTATCGAAAATGAGTGTTGGGGAAAAACTAGGCATTTTGAAAATGATTTCGCTCGTTTTTTCTATCTGAATAAAGAGGTTTCTCCAGACTATATTCCTTTTGACAATTTCGAATTCGAAGTCTTTATGATGAGTGCTTTGCCGGGTAGTGGAAAAGACACTTACATCGCTCAAAACTTCGACCTCCCAATTCTTTCACTTGATGATATTCGGAGGGAATTGAAAATTGATCCGAAGGATAAAAAGAAAGGAGGGAAAGTTATTCAAGAAGCCAAAGAATTAGCAAAAAAGTATTTGAGGGAAAAGCAGTCCTTCGTATTTAATGCAACTAATATCACTGCTGATATGCGCAGAAAGTGGAGTTCACTTTTCATGACTTATGGAGCGAAAGTCAGTATCATTTACATCGAAGTTCCTTATAAGCAATTGCTCAAACAGAATCATGATCGAGAACATAAAGTACCTGAAGTCGAAATTGATAAGATGATTGGGAAGCTTGAAATACCAACGGCGATAGAAGCTCCGCATATTATTTTAAATGTAGATTGA
- a CDS encoding co-chaperone GroES, producing MLISSEEGLKKLVVIGDRVLIKPTQSSQTKSGLYLPPSVKENEKVQSGYVIKTGPGYMIPAAGDDYDEPWKDNEKAKYMPLQVKEGDLALFLQKNAIEVKYGEEKYFIVPQHSILMVERDEF from the coding sequence ATGTTGATTAGTTCAGAAGAAGGATTGAAAAAATTGGTGGTTATCGGAGACCGTGTGTTGATAAAGCCAACGCAGAGTTCACAAACCAAAAGCGGATTGTACCTTCCTCCTAGTGTAAAAGAAAATGAGAAAGTGCAGTCGGGCTACGTGATCAAGACCGGTCCAGGGTATATGATTCCTGCAGCAGGGGATGATTATGATGAGCCTTGGAAAGACAATGAAAAAGCAAAGTATATGCCTTTGCAAGTGAAAGAAGGTGATTTGGCTTTATTCTTACAAAAGAATGCTATTGAGGTTAAATACGGAGAGGAAAAATACTTTATCGTTCCTCAACATTCAATCTTGATGGTTGAAAGAGACGAATTCTAA
- a CDS encoding helix-turn-helix domain-containing protein — protein MKHFKTISAYCKAIGISEPLHPHFDIRSFEENMGKVISNMPPFRHEFYSIAIKANGEGKAITGHNTDFPEGVTVFFNSPFQITSWDIVPNWTGFYIMISQDFLASSHHFEKLLDEFPFLKIDESIPFEIDPKDLPEILAIYKRIKEEYTSDKADKFQFIEVYVLLLLNQVKRLFNKQVDANLASKQIRTADLKMLSRFQKLIKTSFYPDTELLADVNLHSPSYYAEILSVHPNHLNAVVKSITGHTALRHIHNHILKLAKAELAQTNDSVKEIAYRLYFDTPNRFSSFFKKYTEKTPLAYRKSKQL, from the coding sequence TTGAAACACTTTAAAACCATATCAGCATATTGTAAAGCCATTGGTATTTCAGAGCCATTACATCCGCATTTTGACATTCGAAGTTTTGAAGAAAATATGGGAAAGGTCATCTCGAATATGCCTCCTTTCCGACATGAGTTCTATTCGATAGCGATCAAAGCCAATGGTGAAGGAAAGGCTATTACAGGACACAATACTGATTTCCCCGAAGGTGTAACCGTATTTTTTAATTCTCCATTTCAGATTACCTCTTGGGATATTGTTCCCAATTGGACAGGCTTTTACATTATGATTTCTCAGGATTTCTTGGCTTCATCTCATCATTTTGAGAAATTATTGGACGAGTTTCCTTTTCTAAAAATTGATGAATCAATTCCTTTTGAGATTGATCCTAAAGACTTACCCGAGATTTTAGCCATTTACAAACGGATAAAGGAAGAATATACAAGCGACAAAGCTGACAAATTTCAGTTTATCGAAGTTTACGTCTTGTTACTACTCAACCAAGTGAAGCGGTTATTCAACAAGCAAGTTGATGCTAATCTTGCCTCTAAACAGATTCGTACGGCTGATTTGAAAATGCTTTCTCGTTTTCAGAAACTAATCAAAACAAGTTTCTATCCCGACACAGAACTCCTAGCAGATGTAAATTTACATTCGCCGTCTTATTATGCCGAAATCTTGAGTGTTCATCCTAATCATCTAAACGCTGTTGTCAAATCGATTACAGGGCATACCGCATTACGCCACATCCATAATCATATTTTAAAACTCGCAAAAGCAGAATTGGCTCAGACCAACGACAGTGTAAAAGAAATTGCATATAGGTTATATTTCGACACGCCAAACCGTTTCAGTTCTTTCTTCAAAAAATACACTGAAAAGACTCCTCTAGCCTACCGAAAATCAAAACAGCTTTGA
- a CDS encoding nuclear transport factor 2 family protein, with the protein MNTAQRNKECTLAFLKALEEMNAQKVADLFAENGKHINPYASGLFSEGAEGKDAIKAYWEPVFPNFEKMEFPVEEIYAMEDPSIVFTKFKGRIKLPNDAGWYENDYYATFKFDEEGKITEYVEIFNPITAARGFGLLDQIK; encoded by the coding sequence ATGAACACTGCACAAAGAAATAAAGAATGCACCTTAGCTTTTCTGAAAGCCTTAGAAGAAATGAATGCCCAAAAAGTAGCTGATTTATTTGCTGAAAATGGGAAGCACATCAACCCTTATGCCTCGGGTTTATTTTCTGAAGGAGCCGAAGGTAAAGATGCCATCAAAGCTTATTGGGAGCCTGTATTTCCAAATTTTGAGAAGATGGAATTTCCGGTAGAAGAAATCTATGCAATGGAAGACCCATCTATTGTTTTTACAAAGTTTAAAGGCAGAATCAAATTACCGAATGACGCGGGTTGGTATGAAAACGATTACTACGCTACCTTCAAATTTGATGAAGAAGGTAAGATCACAGAATATGTAGAAATTTTCAATCCGATCACTGCCGCAAGAGGTTTCGGACTTCTAGATCAAATCAAATAA
- a CDS encoding nitroreductase family protein — MEVQQIASLADFQTIIDARRSYRMYDTTYDMPEEIVANALEAALLSPNSSNMQMWEFVRVRSTDMKEKMHDICLGQSAAKSASEFVVVVARANAWKERAAFNYQSLENEYGRDSEQFKKVSQYYGKLMPFIYRNDYFGIIGGVRKLITGVMGLFKPTVHQVSKKDILASIHGSNSLAAMTFMYAMKAQGYDTCPLGGFDSKRLKKLLKLKSSDEVTMVITCGKGVAEGVWGKRHRVAYNEVVRSV; from the coding sequence ATGGAAGTTCAACAAATTGCTTCACTTGCCGATTTTCAAACAATTATAGATGCGAGAAGATCGTACAGAATGTATGATACGACGTATGACATGCCTGAAGAAATTGTAGCCAATGCTTTAGAGGCGGCATTACTTTCTCCTAACAGTTCAAATATGCAAATGTGGGAGTTTGTACGTGTGCGTTCTACAGATATGAAAGAGAAAATGCACGATATCTGTTTAGGACAGTCTGCTGCAAAATCTGCATCTGAGTTTGTGGTAGTGGTCGCTCGTGCCAACGCTTGGAAAGAGCGTGCAGCTTTTAACTATCAAAGTTTGGAAAATGAATACGGCAGAGATTCTGAGCAATTCAAGAAAGTATCGCAATATTATGGTAAGTTGATGCCTTTCATTTACAGAAACGATTACTTCGGTATTATTGGTGGTGTCAGAAAGCTGATAACGGGAGTGATGGGACTATTCAAACCAACTGTTCATCAGGTTTCTAAAAAGGATATTCTAGCCTCTATTCATGGTTCAAACTCGTTGGCAGCTATGACCTTTATGTATGCCATGAAAGCACAAGGTTATGATACTTGTCCACTAGGAGGTTTTGATAGTAAAAGATTGAAAAAACTATTAAAATTGAAATCTTCTGACGAAGTAACTATGGTTATTACTTGTGGCAAAGGAGTTGCAGAAGGTGTATGGGGAAAACGTCATCGTGTCGCTTATAATGAAGTGGTAAGATCAGTCTAA
- a CDS encoding nuclear transport factor 2 family protein, with protein MMKLVNALAVIVLLLSACEQKTSDSNHIEEMEAIKETLSTLFVATDQRDWDKVESTFSEEVILDYSSMSGQEASTLSPKQIIEGWKTILPGFTTTHHQLGNFILSDVTAEKAHAFCYGTATHYLEHEGGNVWIVVGSYDFDLEKKDEKWTVSKMTFNFKYQDGNTKLPEAAMNGLK; from the coding sequence ATGATGAAATTAGTCAATGCACTCGCAGTCATTGTTTTATTACTCAGTGCTTGTGAGCAAAAAACATCAGATTCAAATCATATAGAAGAAATGGAAGCAATCAAAGAAACACTCTCAACACTGTTTGTCGCCACTGACCAAAGAGATTGGGATAAAGTAGAAAGCACATTTTCAGAAGAAGTAATACTTGATTATTCAAGTATGAGTGGGCAAGAAGCTTCTACACTTAGCCCAAAACAAATCATAGAGGGATGGAAAACAATTCTTCCTGGTTTTACAACCACACATCATCAACTAGGCAACTTCATTCTTTCGGATGTAACCGCTGAAAAGGCTCATGCATTTTGCTATGGTACTGCTACACACTATTTGGAGCACGAAGGGGGAAATGTCTGGATTGTTGTGGGTTCTTATGACTTTGACCTTGAGAAAAAAGATGAAAAATGGACTGTTTCTAAGATGACGTTCAATTTCAAATACCAAGACGGAAACACTAAACTTCCCGAAGCAGCCATGAATGGTTTGAAATAA
- the prfH gene encoding peptide chain release factor H, whose translation MKAYINSSESLYVQISAGRGPAECCWVVAQVLKVLLKDIQQKGFNYEILNRQLAMEKGTLSSALLLVKGSNLKDALKEWEGTIQWIGKSPYRKFHKRKNWFVGVSFFEEEEKEALRISDLSFQRFRASGPGGQHRNKVETAIRAIHKPTGLCVTATDSKSQHQNKQAAIEKMKFAFQAQRIENMQSQIDAQWREHLSLERGNAVKVFRGTRFE comes from the coding sequence ATGAAAGCATATATAAATTCATCAGAAAGTCTTTATGTACAGATTTCGGCAGGAAGGGGTCCTGCCGAATGCTGTTGGGTAGTTGCTCAAGTACTCAAAGTCCTTTTGAAAGATATTCAGCAAAAAGGATTCAATTATGAAATCTTGAACAGACAACTAGCAATGGAAAAAGGAACGCTAAGTTCTGCCTTGCTACTTGTGAAAGGCTCAAATTTAAAAGATGCGCTCAAGGAGTGGGAAGGCACAATCCAATGGATAGGAAAAAGTCCCTATCGAAAATTTCATAAGCGAAAGAATTGGTTTGTGGGTGTCAGCTTCTTTGAAGAAGAAGAAAAGGAAGCACTTCGTATTTCTGACCTTAGTTTTCAACGTTTTCGAGCTTCAGGACCAGGAGGACAACACCGAAACAAAGTGGAAACGGCTATACGAGCAATTCACAAACCGACAGGCTTGTGCGTCACAGCTACTGATAGCAAATCACAGCATCAGAATAAACAAGCAGCGATCGAAAAAATGAAGTTTGCGTTTCAAGCGCAGCGAATTGAAAATATGCAATCACAAATTGATGCGCAGTGGCGAGAGCACCTTTCTCTTGAAAGGGGAAATGCTGTAAAAGTTTTCAGAGGCACCCGTTTTGAGTAA